The sequence CGGTATTTGGGATAGATTGGACAGTTTGGTATTTGCAGCTCCTTTTGCATATTTGGTACTTAATATATTTTCGTATGTTTCATAAAGAGGGTCAAAAAATTATAATCACAGCCTTTTTCATAGTGGTTGCCATTATCCTTGCTGCACATTTTTATGTAGCTATTGAATGGGTAAAGTTGGCAGTACAAATTGTCTCACTTGTAGCGTTGATTTTAATATTACAGTTCTTTAGAAATCCCAAAAGACCGGTAACCCCCACTTTTGATGAAATACTTGCCCCTGTTGATGGCAAAGTTGTTGTAATAGAAGAGGTAGAAGAACCTGAATATTTTAAGGACAAGCGTAAACAAGTTTCTATATTCATGTCCCCCCTAAATGTCCATGTTACGCGTTATGCCGCAAGTGGAACGGTCACCTATTCAAAATATCACCCGGGTAAATATTTGGTTGCTTGGCATCCAAAATCTAGTACCGAAAATGAGCGTACTACCGTAATATTGCACACTCCAAAATTTGGAGAGATAGGCTATAGGCAAATTGCCGGTGCAGTTGCACGTCGTATTGTAAATTACGCCGAGGAAGGTGAACAAGTTTCCCAAGGACAAGATGCCGGTTTTATTAAATTTGGCTCTAGAGTAGATTTGTTTTTACCATTGGATTGCGATATCGCTGTAAAATTGGACCAAAAAGTGGTCGGAGCAAAAACCTGTATAGCATCTATTCGGAAAAAAGATGACTGACGGGGCCAAATTACATAAACAGTTTGAAGAAGCAGTTGCATACGTAAATAGCTACACAGAACCTTTACCCGCAGATCTCTTGCTAAAATTATACGCATATTTTAAGGTAGCCAACAAGAATTTTGGAAATCCTGGCAGCAAAACCCCACTAATCAATGCATTTAAGGCCAACGCCATGATTCAAGCCCAAAATATCAGTATTGAAGAGGCTATGCAAGGTTATATTGATCTAGTAAATAAAGAGGTAAGAAAATTAAAATAACCTTTTCTCTCTAGATAATTTATAGTCATAAAAAAGCTGGAAGAAAAATCTTCCAGCTTAATCCAACCTAACCTAATTTATGGAATA is a genomic window of Flagellimonas sp. CMM7 containing:
- a CDS encoding phosphatidylserine decarboxylase family protein, with protein sequence MFHKEGQKIIITAFFIVVAIILAAHFYVAIEWVKLAVQIVSLVALILILQFFRNPKRPVTPTFDEILAPVDGKVVVIEEVEEPEYFKDKRKQVSIFMSPLNVHVTRYAASGTVTYSKYHPGKYLVAWHPKSSTENERTTVILHTPKFGEIGYRQIAGAVARRIVNYAEEGEQVSQGQDAGFIKFGSRVDLFLPLDCDIAVKLDQKVVGAKTCIASIRKKDD
- a CDS encoding acyl-CoA-binding protein is translated as MTDGAKLHKQFEEAVAYVNSYTEPLPADLLLKLYAYFKVANKNFGNPGSKTPLINAFKANAMIQAQNISIEEAMQGYIDLVNKEVRKLK